The Methylomicrobium lacus LW14 genome window below encodes:
- the csy2 gene encoding type I-F CRISPR-associated protein Csy2: MRRFLLLPHIKIHNANAMSSPYTIGFPAMTAWLGAVHALQRHLHQHGLRDVQLTGVAVSCHQFDLQTYKGSGDFVHSIVGTANPLDKDGSRPAFIEEARCHLEVSLLVEYQGLDSDDLDQFNNEVNTQLLRMKFAGGDVLSAKPVETLAVDEDNDQDIKKVITKLMLGHVLIERRDLMMQTMQEEGKDALDALLDHLKVMHRASQDDDGKVTWTSARKTTGWLVPIATGFQGISELGTAKHQRDTQTPHRFAESVVTLGEFVMPYRIKALDDMLWQYRVDAEQNLYLCQTLTTSNILGD; encoded by the coding sequence ATGAGACGATTTTTATTACTGCCGCACATCAAAATCCACAACGCCAACGCCATGAGCAGTCCCTACACCATCGGCTTTCCGGCCATGACCGCATGGCTTGGCGCGGTGCATGCGTTGCAGCGGCATTTGCATCAACACGGTTTGCGTGATGTCCAGCTTACCGGCGTGGCGGTGAGCTGCCATCAGTTCGATTTACAGACCTACAAAGGTTCAGGCGATTTTGTCCATTCCATCGTCGGTACTGCGAATCCGCTAGATAAAGACGGCAGCCGGCCAGCGTTTATCGAAGAAGCCCGTTGCCACTTGGAAGTATCGCTGTTGGTCGAATACCAAGGGCTCGATAGCGACGACTTGGACCAGTTTAATAACGAGGTCAATACCCAATTGCTGCGCATGAAATTCGCCGGGGGCGATGTGTTATCCGCTAAACCGGTTGAGACGCTTGCGGTCGATGAAGACAACGATCAAGACATCAAGAAAGTAATAACAAAGCTGATGTTAGGTCATGTGCTGATCGAGCGGCGCGATTTGATGATGCAAACCATGCAGGAGGAGGGCAAAGACGCATTGGACGCCTTGCTCGATCACCTGAAAGTCATGCACCGAGCCAGTCAGGATGATGATGGCAAGGTGACATGGACGAGTGCCCGCAAAACGACGGGTTGGTTGGTGCCGATTGCTACTGGATTTCAGGGCATTTCTGAGCTTGGAACCGCCAAGCATCAACGCGATACCCAAACGCCGCACCGCTTTGCCGAAAGCGTGGTCACGCTTGGAGAATTTGTTATGCCTTACCGCATCAAGGCCTTGGACGACATGCTTTGGCAATACCGTGTCGACGCCGAACAGAATTTGTACCTTTGCCAAACCCTTACAACCTCAAATATCCTCGGAGATTAA
- the csy1 gene encoding type I-F CRISPR-associated protein Csy1 — protein MNQNISDFFADRKATWLKAKLKPSITAEEQAQLQQEAKEKFALANWLPDAAKRAGQLTMVSHPSKFSHPSAKTSSVIAKSSQADDGYLRSGNVDYELDVFGNAAAMDVYKFLSLLLDDGKTVLTHLEEDSAAIKSIFTLPTASYESLKLGLTSIKQLDDSNKTDHLVKQVYFPVGDDYHLLSLLTPSGLLTQVKSRIDAIRFSEQTKQAKDCRRKNEYDATGYDDLFDLTITAFGGTQPQNVSVLNSQNAGRAYLLTSAPPTIKQRQIRLPTRSFFRNSLGIRLFKDYFQPLDKLIRTGVNNVHVREGIQNCLKYIIDQVLQRAFRVRAYGTGWSSTEHYQSLPLAQRIWLDDAYIGQRENQDDWLEDVVGSFTRWILDTYEYLFKETYIKLSDHELREIRGIVEQAVASDREFFK, from the coding sequence ATGAATCAAAACATCTCTGATTTTTTCGCTGATCGAAAAGCAACTTGGCTCAAGGCCAAGTTAAAGCCATCCATAACTGCGGAAGAGCAAGCTCAACTCCAGCAAGAAGCGAAAGAAAAATTTGCCCTAGCCAATTGGCTGCCCGATGCGGCAAAGCGGGCTGGCCAGCTCACGATGGTCAGCCATCCCAGCAAATTCAGCCATCCCAGCGCCAAAACCTCTTCGGTTATTGCCAAAAGCAGCCAAGCTGATGACGGGTATTTGCGTAGTGGCAATGTCGACTATGAATTAGACGTTTTCGGCAATGCGGCGGCAATGGATGTGTATAAATTTCTCAGTTTATTATTGGATGACGGCAAAACTGTTTTAACGCACTTGGAGGAAGATAGTGCGGCGATCAAATCGATATTCACCTTGCCGACAGCAAGCTATGAAAGTTTAAAACTAGGTTTAACCAGTATTAAACAACTGGATGATTCGAATAAAACCGATCATTTAGTCAAGCAGGTGTATTTCCCTGTAGGCGACGATTACCACCTGCTTTCGCTATTAACTCCTTCCGGCTTGCTAACCCAGGTTAAAAGCCGCATCGATGCGATACGTTTTTCCGAACAAACCAAACAAGCTAAGGACTGCCGCAGAAAGAACGAATACGATGCGACGGGATACGATGACTTATTCGATTTGACAATTACCGCATTCGGCGGCACGCAGCCGCAAAACGTCAGTGTGTTAAATAGCCAAAATGCAGGTCGAGCCTATTTGCTGACAAGCGCTCCACCAACAATCAAACAGCGTCAGATTCGTTTGCCTACCCGGAGTTTTTTCCGGAACAGTTTGGGTATCAGGCTGTTCAAGGATTATTTTCAGCCGTTAGATAAACTCATTAGAACCGGCGTAAACAACGTTCATGTCCGTGAAGGCATCCAGAATTGCCTTAAATACATCATCGACCAAGTTTTGCAACGCGCTTTTAGAGTGAGGGCATACGGCACAGGTTGGTCATCCACAGAACACTACCAATCATTACCGCTTGCCCAGCGTATTTGGCTGGACGATGCCTATATAGGTCAGCGGGAAAACCAGGACGACTGGCTTGAAGATGTGGTCGGTAGTTTTACGCGCTGGATACTCGATACCTACGAATATCTTTTCAAAGAAACCTATATCAAACTGAGCGACCACGAGTTGCGCGAGATTAGGGGGATCGTGGAACAAGCCGTCGCCAGCGACCGGGAGTTTTTCAAATGA
- the csy3 gene encoding type I-F CRISPR-associated protein Csy3 translates to MAIKNDATVLAFEKKLVPSDGYLYGTNWNERSTSNSMPLKLIEKSVRGTISNRLKPAVQNDPLKLNAEVEKPNLQKVDACALGEGQDTLRLSFTLKVLGGVDKPSASNGPNFNESYPKVAQAYIEQEGFNELAKRYASNIANGRYLWRNRVGAEKIEVIVNTGDDTPLTFDAKQFSLRNFDSSNPELQTLTNKIADALSGKLAYLLITVDAYALVGKAQEVYPSEELVLDKGKGDKSKILYHVNDVAAMHSQKIGNALRTIDTWYPDFDEAEIGPIAIEPYGAVTNLGKAFRTPKEKADFYTLFDRFALGEKLADKNQEHYVMAVLVRGGVFGQSGKD, encoded by the coding sequence ATGGCGATTAAAAACGATGCAACCGTATTGGCTTTCGAGAAAAAATTAGTGCCTTCGGACGGTTACTTATACGGTACTAACTGGAATGAACGCAGCACATCCAATTCAATGCCCCTAAAACTGATTGAAAAATCGGTTCGCGGCACGATTTCAAATCGCTTGAAACCGGCTGTCCAAAATGACCCGTTGAAACTAAACGCCGAAGTCGAAAAACCCAATCTGCAAAAAGTGGATGCGTGTGCCCTCGGTGAGGGTCAAGACACGCTGCGCCTTTCTTTCACGCTTAAAGTATTAGGCGGCGTCGATAAACCTTCTGCCAGCAACGGCCCCAATTTTAACGAATCCTATCCGAAAGTGGCGCAAGCGTATATCGAACAAGAAGGCTTTAACGAACTGGCAAAACGCTACGCCAGCAACATTGCCAATGGCCGCTATTTGTGGCGTAACCGCGTCGGGGCGGAAAAAATTGAAGTCATTGTGAATACCGGTGATGACACGCCCTTAACCTTCGATGCGAAACAATTTTCGTTACGTAACTTCGACTCTTCCAATCCGGAACTGCAAACCCTGACAAATAAAATCGCCGATGCCCTTAGCGGTAAATTAGCGTATTTGCTCATTACGGTGGATGCCTACGCCTTGGTCGGTAAAGCCCAAGAAGTCTATCCCAGCGAAGAATTGGTGTTGGATAAAGGCAAGGGCGACAAAAGCAAAATTTTGTATCACGTAAACGACGTTGCCGCCATGCATTCGCAAAAAATCGGCAATGCCCTTCGTACCATCGACACCTGGTATCCCGATTTTGACGAAGCGGAAATTGGCCCAATTGCCATAGAGCCTTACGGTGCAGTGACCAATTTAGGAAAAGCCTTCCGCACCCCAAAAGAAAAAGCCGATTTTTACACGCTATTTGATCGTTTTGCCTTGGGTGAAAAACTGGCAGACAAAAACCAGGAACACTACGTCATGGCGGTGTTAGTACGCGGCGGAGTATTCGGGCAAAGCGGCAAGGATTAG
- a CDS encoding helix-turn-helix domain-containing protein has product MRKTKSMILEAVHETAKGLHDAGVMDKVTMREFDQLCIPPVDTLSPEEIKQLRESFKLSQAVFASMLNIKTPTVQKWEIGAKKPSGTALKLLRLAKTKGIEILMA; this is encoded by the coding sequence ATGAGAAAAACAAAGTCAATGATTCTGGAGGCCGTTCATGAAACAGCAAAAGGGCTGCATGATGCTGGCGTTATGGATAAAGTCACCATGCGCGAGTTTGACCAACTTTGTATACCGCCAGTGGACACCCTTTCACCGGAAGAAATCAAACAGCTTCGTGAATCATTCAAGCTTAGCCAAGCTGTGTTTGCATCGATGCTGAACATCAAAACGCCCACAGTTCAAAAATGGGAAATTGGCGCCAAAAAACCAAGCGGAACTGCGTTAAAACTTCTGCGATTGGCCAAAACCAAGGGCATCGAAATCTTAATGGCCTAA
- a CDS encoding response regulator — protein sequence MRLLLVEDDRDLARLLKKNLEKAGYAVDVSHDGVEGEYLGNEAVYELAILDLGLPQRSGISILQNWRAQQNTLPVLILTARDAWYEKVDGFKAGADDYLAKPFHIEELLARINALLHRFHQLPGGHQLQVGGLTLDEDHQQVITENGERIDLTGVEFKLLRYFLLHRGQVISKSTLNDQLYDFDSDKDSNVIEVYINHLRRKLGKDRFETRRGQGYVFKEELP from the coding sequence ATGCGCCTCTTGTTGGTGGAAGATGATCGGGATCTGGCCCGGCTTCTGAAAAAAAATCTGGAAAAAGCCGGTTACGCGGTCGACGTGTCGCACGACGGAGTGGAAGGCGAATATCTCGGCAACGAAGCGGTTTACGAGCTGGCGATACTCGATCTCGGTTTGCCGCAGCGCAGCGGCATCAGCATACTGCAAAACTGGCGGGCGCAACAAAACACCCTGCCGGTGTTGATCCTGACCGCGCGCGACGCCTGGTACGAAAAGGTCGATGGCTTCAAGGCCGGCGCCGACGATTATCTGGCCAAGCCTTTTCATATCGAGGAACTCTTGGCCCGCATCAACGCCCTGTTGCACCGCTTTCATCAACTGCCCGGCGGCCATCAGCTACAAGTCGGCGGTTTGACGCTGGATGAAGACCATCAGCAAGTGATTACCGAAAACGGCGAACGCATCGATTTAACCGGCGTCGAGTTCAAACTGCTGCGCTATTTTCTGCTGCACCGAGGCCAGGTGATCAGTAAATCCACGCTGAACGACCAGCTTTACGACTTCGATTCGGACAAGGACAGCAATGTGATCGAGGTGTATATCAATCATCTGCGCCGAAAACTCGGCAAGGACCGCTTCGAAACCCGCCGCGGCCAGGGTTACGTTTTCAAGGAAGAACTGCCGTGA
- the cas6f gene encoding type I-F CRISPR-associated endoribonuclease Cas6/Csy4, producing the protein MRFYCEITLLPNPEVNLNFLWSKVFQQIHLGLVEMQDDRKQVPIGISFPEYVTGEKNSALGGKCRLFAQDETTLDRFDAAKWLDRLSDYVHCTRIRPVPEKLAGYAIYQRQQPKTNKERLARRYAVRHKVSYDEALRHYGDMAPIRIPTPFIRLKSLSSEQTFCLWIKKTLVSESSGTCFSSYGLSATTAVPEF; encoded by the coding sequence ATGCGCTTTTATTGTGAAATTACGTTACTGCCAAACCCCGAGGTCAATCTCAACTTCCTCTGGTCCAAAGTCTTCCAACAAATCCACTTGGGACTCGTGGAAATGCAGGATGACCGTAAGCAGGTGCCGATTGGGATTAGCTTTCCCGAATATGTGACAGGTGAAAAAAATAGCGCGCTGGGCGGCAAGTGCCGGCTGTTTGCTCAAGACGAAACCACGCTGGATCGGTTTGACGCCGCAAAGTGGCTGGATCGGCTGAGCGATTACGTGCATTGCACGCGCATTCGCCCGGTGCCGGAGAAGCTTGCGGGTTACGCGATTTACCAACGCCAGCAACCCAAAACCAACAAAGAGCGTTTGGCTCGACGTTATGCGGTTCGGCATAAGGTCAGCTACGACGAGGCTTTGCGGCACTATGGCGACATGGCTCCGATTCGCATTCCCACGCCATTTATTCGTCTGAAAAGCTTGAGCAGCGAGCAAACCTTTTGTTTGTGGATTAAAAAAACCTTGGTCTCGGAATCCTCGGGAACCTGTTTCAGCAGTTACGGCCTAAGCGCCACGACTGCTGTCCCGGAATTTTGA
- the cas3f gene encoding type I-F CRISPR-associated helicase Cas3f, protein MMVTFVSQCQKKALNRTRRVLDAFANRIGDNTWQTVITEDGLIAVKTLLRKTATKNTAVACHWIRSRSRSELVWIVGNRRRFNAEGIVPVNSTQKNLMNSQWENDWQYLPAIKALVAIAALLHDWGKATALFQSKLKASTKLGDPLRHEWISCLLLNALVQHAGDTDEGWLQLLAGGELNEQALKQVVIGNNPKPLDALPPIAQLVGWLILTHHRLPYRDNPKEDAGQTRESRQRMLKSITSAWNYQNKNDDEKRLKACFEFPEGLLSQSTPWLKQLKKWSTKLLQTQPQIQQLLDNGAYRLLLHHARLSLMLGDHYYSSCDADKSWKSEISLFANTDKQHNLKQKLDEHLVHVSDHALHISQTLSRFTTDMAAAYDIKNLKQKSPKGYEWQDKAVEKITGFKNEQQAFNDKGYGWFVVNMASTGCGKTVANAKIMRALSSDGESLRFILALGLRTLTLQTGDEYRDRIGLKSDELAVLIGSSAVKELHEKARQQHEELPTYEESGSESMETLLEEDLDYAEAPTAEFLDAVIPKHNPKLAEKNKAFLYKPVLACTIDHIIAATETIRGGKYILPCLRLLSSDLVIDEVDDFDGKDLIAIGRLIHLAGMLGRKVMISSATIPPALAEGFFNAYQAGWTLHSHFKEAHPHIACAWVDEFGTEVHSLEKNDAITRCQSYRELHRQFIGQRVANLQKQSVKRKAYIVRCDDLLAEKTDQASLQLHYFEKIKQTAIELHQQHYTVDEKTGKQVSFGVIRMANIPPCIQLSHFLLQADWDEAIAPKIMAYHSRQVLLLRHQQEQHLDAVLKRKEQPGVMPAAFNNPVIREHLATTAAQHVLFILIATPVEEVGRDHDFDWAVIEPSSYRSIIQLAGRVRRHRQTGVERHNIAIMQYNLRALRHEGKPAYCRPGYEVNSLRLVSHDLRQLVDEAALNAAINAIPRIQQPENLRPKQQLADLEHQAMHISLTQYQGKGPQGLQAWLSECWWLTAVPQQLNRFRESNPDITLYLVWQDGKAVFCEKNERGAFIPREQINNIQLAEPIAEALRRKLWLERSYEAGLRQLLDNGNEEIQEEKMMEIKSRRFGEITVPDRESQSLVYSDQFGLFNRIA, encoded by the coding sequence ATGATGGTGACCTTCGTCAGCCAATGCCAGAAAAAAGCCCTAAACCGCACCCGCCGCGTACTCGACGCCTTCGCCAACCGCATCGGCGACAACACTTGGCAAACCGTGATTACCGAAGACGGCCTGATCGCCGTCAAAACCCTGCTACGTAAGACCGCGACCAAAAATACCGCCGTGGCCTGTCATTGGATACGGTCAAGGAGCAGGAGTGAGTTGGTTTGGATTGTGGGGAATCGGAGGCGGTTTAATGCCGAAGGGATAGTGCCGGTGAATAGCACCCAGAAAAACTTGATGAATAGCCAATGGGAGAATGATTGGCAATATTTGCCTGCTATCAAAGCCTTGGTGGCGATTGCGGCATTGCTGCATGATTGGGGCAAAGCTACGGCACTCTTTCAAAGCAAGCTTAAAGCCTCTACCAAACTGGGTGATCCATTACGCCATGAATGGATTTCCTGTTTGCTATTAAACGCTCTGGTTCAACATGCCGGAGACACGGATGAAGGCTGGTTGCAGTTATTGGCTGGCGGAGAACTCAACGAGCAAGCACTAAAACAAGTTGTTATTGGTAACAACCCCAAGCCATTAGACGCTTTACCTCCTATTGCTCAGCTGGTGGGTTGGCTTATTCTGACCCACCACCGTTTGCCTTATCGGGATAATCCAAAGGAGGACGCAGGACAAACTAGAGAAAGCCGGCAAAGAATGCTGAAAAGCATCACTTCGGCTTGGAATTATCAAAATAAAAACGATGATGAAAAAAGACTAAAAGCCTGTTTCGAGTTTCCCGAAGGCCTACTTAGCCAGTCAACGCCATGGCTCAAGCAACTCAAAAAATGGTCGACTAAATTACTGCAAACCCAGCCGCAAATCCAGCAGCTATTGGATAACGGCGCTTACCGACTGCTGCTGCATCATGCCCGACTCAGCCTGATGCTGGGCGATCATTACTATTCCTCTTGCGATGCCGATAAGAGCTGGAAAAGCGAGATTTCGCTCTTCGCTAACACCGACAAGCAACACAATCTCAAGCAAAAGCTGGATGAGCATTTGGTTCATGTCAGCGATCATGCCTTACATATCAGCCAAACACTGTCGCGGTTCACTACCGATATGGCTGCGGCTTACGACATAAAAAATCTAAAACAGAAAAGCCCAAAAGGCTACGAATGGCAAGACAAAGCCGTCGAAAAAATCACCGGCTTTAAAAACGAGCAGCAGGCATTCAACGATAAAGGCTATGGTTGGTTTGTGGTCAATATGGCCAGCACCGGATGCGGAAAAACCGTTGCCAACGCCAAAATCATGAGGGCGTTATCCAGCGATGGTGAAAGTTTACGCTTTATCTTGGCGTTGGGCTTGCGTACCTTGACCTTGCAAACTGGAGATGAATACCGTGATCGTATCGGCCTGAAAAGCGACGAACTGGCGGTTTTAATCGGTTCGTCAGCCGTTAAGGAGTTGCACGAAAAAGCCAGGCAGCAACACGAAGAGCTGCCGACCTATGAAGAATCCGGCTCCGAGTCGATGGAAACATTGTTGGAAGAAGATTTGGATTACGCCGAGGCTCCCACCGCCGAATTTTTGGATGCGGTGATTCCGAAACATAACCCCAAACTGGCCGAGAAAAACAAAGCCTTTCTGTACAAGCCGGTTTTAGCTTGCACCATAGACCATATCATTGCGGCAACAGAAACCATCCGCGGAGGCAAATACATTTTGCCCTGTTTGCGCTTGCTGTCTTCCGACTTGGTGATTGATGAAGTCGATGATTTTGACGGCAAGGATTTAATCGCCATTGGCCGCTTGATTCATCTGGCCGGCATGTTGGGGCGCAAAGTGATGATTTCATCTGCCACAATTCCGCCGGCATTAGCCGAAGGTTTTTTCAACGCCTACCAGGCAGGCTGGACACTACACAGCCATTTTAAGGAAGCTCATCCCCATATCGCCTGTGCCTGGGTCGATGAATTTGGTACCGAGGTTCACAGCCTGGAGAAAAACGACGCAATAACACGCTGCCAAAGCTATCGGGAGCTTCATCGACAATTCATCGGACAGAGGGTAGCCAATTTACAAAAACAATCCGTCAAGCGCAAAGCCTACATCGTCCGTTGCGACGATTTGTTAGCAGAGAAAACCGATCAAGCCTCTCTACAACTGCACTATTTTGAAAAGATAAAACAAACGGCTATCGAGCTACACCAACAACACTATACGGTTGACGAAAAAACCGGCAAGCAGGTGTCGTTCGGCGTCATACGCATGGCCAATATCCCGCCCTGCATCCAACTAAGCCATTTTTTACTTCAGGCCGACTGGGACGAGGCGATTGCGCCCAAAATCATGGCTTACCACAGTCGTCAAGTGCTGCTGTTGCGTCATCAGCAAGAACAACATTTGGATGCGGTGCTAAAGCGCAAAGAACAACCTGGCGTAATGCCGGCTGCATTCAACAATCCGGTGATTCGAGAGCATCTTGCCACAACGGCAGCCCAGCATGTGCTATTCATCCTGATAGCAACGCCGGTCGAAGAAGTAGGGCGAGACCATGATTTTGATTGGGCAGTTATCGAGCCGTCCTCCTATCGTTCGATTATCCAGCTTGCAGGTCGGGTACGCCGTCACCGGCAAACCGGCGTCGAGCGGCACAATATCGCGATCATGCAATATAACCTGAGAGCGTTACGTCACGAAGGCAAGCCGGCTTATTGCCGTCCAGGCTATGAAGTTAATAGCTTAAGGCTGGTTTCGCACGATTTGCGTCAGTTGGTCGATGAGGCGGCGTTAAACGCCGCTATCAACGCCATTCCACGGATACAGCAACCCGAAAACCTACGGCCCAAACAGCAATTGGCAGACCTGGAGCATCAGGCCATGCATATCAGCCTGACCCAATACCAAGGCAAGGGCCCGCAAGGTTTACAAGCATGGCTAAGTGAATGTTGGTGGCTAACGGCTGTGCCGCAACAGTTAAACCGTTTCCGTGAAAGCAATCCCGATATAACGCTGTATTTGGTTTGGCAGGATGGCAAGGCGGTATTTTGTGAAAAAAACGAGAGAGGCGCGTTTATTCCGCGCGAGCAGATCAACAACATTCAGCTGGCAGAGCCAATCGCAGAGGCGTTGCGCCGCAAGTTATGGCTGGAAAGAAGCTATGAAGCCGGCCTTCGTCAGCTACTGGATAACGGTAACGAAGAAATTCAAGAGGAGAAAATGATGGAAATAAAATCAAGGCGATTTGGCGAAATCACTGTGCCTGACCGAGAAAGTCAATCACTGGTTTATTCGGATCAGTTTGGGCTATTTAACCGAATCGCATAA
- the cas1f gene encoding type I-F CRISPR-associated endonuclease Cas1f — MQKDGRVLYLTESKDENLYWNIPIANTTVILLGTGTSITQAAMRMLASAGVLVGFCGGGGTPLFSGCEIEWLTPQSEYRPTEYIQGWLKFWFDDAQRLAVGKAFQQARIEYIRRVWDKDRELKAENIFIDDSAIANALDSYANNIESAEKVGDLLQREALLAKQLYRYAAKTTQQSEFTRDHQATDLANGFLNHGNYLAYGLAATTLWVLGIPHGFAVMHGKTRRGALVFDVADLVKDAIILPWAFISAKEKTSEQEFRQQCLQKFTEHKALDFMFEQVKQQALRETQP; from the coding sequence ATGCAAAAAGATGGCCGCGTACTCTACCTGACAGAGTCCAAGGACGAGAATCTCTACTGGAACATCCCCATAGCCAATACCACGGTCATCCTGCTCGGCACCGGCACCTCCATCACCCAAGCGGCGATGCGCATGCTGGCCAGCGCCGGCGTACTGGTCGGCTTTTGCGGAGGCGGCGGCACGCCGTTGTTCTCCGGCTGCGAAATCGAATGGCTAACGCCGCAAAGCGAATACCGGCCCACCGAATATATCCAGGGCTGGCTTAAATTCTGGTTCGACGACGCCCAACGCCTGGCTGTCGGCAAAGCCTTTCAACAAGCCCGCATTGAATACATCCGGCGCGTCTGGGACAAAGACCGAGAACTCAAAGCGGAGAATATCTTCATCGACGATAGCGCCATCGCTAACGCCTTGGACAGTTATGCCAACAACATCGAAAGCGCCGAAAAAGTCGGCGATCTGCTGCAACGCGAAGCCCTGCTGGCCAAACAACTCTACCGCTACGCCGCCAAAACCACCCAGCAAAGCGAGTTTACCCGCGACCATCAAGCCACCGATCTTGCCAACGGCTTTTTGAATCACGGCAACTACCTGGCCTATGGCCTGGCCGCCACCACGCTGTGGGTGCTGGGTATCCCGCACGGCTTTGCGGTCATGCACGGCAAAACCCGGCGCGGTGCCCTGGTGTTCGATGTCGCCGACCTGGTCAAAGATGCCATCATCCTGCCCTGGGCGTTTATCAGCGCCAAGGAAAAGACCAGCGAACAGGAGTTTCGCCAGCAATGCCTGCAAAAGTTCACCGAACACAAGGCGCTGGATTTCATGTTCGAGCAAGTTAAACAACAAGCGCTGCGGGAAACCCAACCATGA
- a CDS encoding ATP-binding protein gives MKSLQLRLGIALFISLLCAVSLLWWQTQLSIRQLAEDNVAEHLEHDAEAILAGVHADSPATIALNDTGMEPVYAKLHSGQYYWVASGRHIIKSPSLGEDHLAIPTVATGSGQRLYLRGPRQQPLLIMAFGYQKDGRPITVAIGEDLSPTLLLIDAFQHRFSMIAAVLLLVLMCVQIVILRNGFRPLARLQTQLRGLERGELRQIDTDVPLEVSALVGEFNRLLTVLEQRLQRKRNALADLAHALKTPLTVLQQLPREDAFRQHPELSEILTAQTTHMQRLMDRVLKRARLAGTGPAAARFDMHQEIPALIQVLKKMYREKNLAIRFSAQPICMLPIDREDMLELAGNLLDNACKWAKSTVSIRIECNQAIHLIIEDDGPGVEASSLETLMQRGTRLDESVNGHGLGLSIAKLIVEQYGGRLLLNRSKDLGGFCAEAVLFTADAGSKP, from the coding sequence GTGAAATCCCTGCAACTGCGTCTGGGGATCGCGCTGTTTATCAGCCTGCTTTGCGCGGTCTCTTTGTTATGGTGGCAAACCCAGCTCTCGATCCGGCAACTGGCCGAAGATAATGTCGCCGAACACCTCGAACATGACGCGGAAGCCATACTTGCCGGTGTTCATGCCGACAGCCCGGCAACCATCGCCCTGAACGACACAGGAATGGAGCCGGTCTACGCGAAACTTCATTCCGGCCAATACTACTGGGTCGCCAGCGGCCGCCATATCATCAAATCGCCCTCGTTGGGAGAAGACCATTTGGCCATACCGACGGTCGCAACAGGAAGCGGTCAGCGCCTTTATCTGAGGGGCCCGCGGCAACAGCCGCTGCTGATCATGGCCTTCGGCTATCAGAAAGACGGCCGTCCGATCACGGTCGCGATCGGCGAGGATTTGTCGCCGACCCTCCTGCTGATCGATGCATTTCAACACCGATTTTCGATGATTGCGGCCGTCTTGCTGTTGGTTTTGATGTGCGTGCAAATCGTGATCCTGCGCAATGGATTTCGCCCACTGGCGCGCCTGCAAACACAGCTGAGGGGCTTGGAGCGCGGCGAACTGAGGCAGATCGACACCGATGTACCGCTGGAAGTCTCTGCCCTGGTCGGCGAATTCAACCGCTTATTGACGGTGCTGGAGCAACGCCTGCAGCGCAAGCGCAACGCCCTTGCCGACCTGGCTCATGCGCTGAAGACACCACTGACGGTGCTCCAACAATTGCCCCGCGAAGACGCCTTCCGGCAGCATCCGGAGCTCAGCGAAATTTTGACCGCGCAAACCACCCATATGCAGCGCTTGATGGACCGCGTACTGAAACGCGCGCGCCTGGCAGGCACAGGGCCGGCCGCGGCAAGATTCGACATGCATCAGGAAATCCCGGCCTTGATCCAGGTGCTGAAAAAAATGTACCGGGAGAAAAATCTGGCTATCCGCTTTTCCGCCCAGCCAATCTGCATGCTGCCGATCGACCGGGAAGACATGCTGGAACTGGCCGGCAATCTGCTCGACAATGCCTGCAAATGGGCCAAGTCGACGGTCAGCATTAGGATCGAATGCAATCAGGCGATCCACTTGATCATCGAGGACGACGGGCCGGGCGTCGAAGCATCCTCTCTCGAAACCTTAATGCAGCGCGGCACCCGCCTGGATGAGTCGGTCAACGGCCATGGGCTGGGCCTATCGATCGCCAAACTGATCGTGGAGCAATATGGCGGGCGACTATTGCTCAACCGCTCGAAAGACTTGGGGGGATTTTGCGCGGAAGCGGTTCTGTTTACGGCGGATGCAGGATCAAAACCCTAA